In the genome of Montipora foliosa isolate CH-2021 chromosome 3, ASM3666993v2, whole genome shotgun sequence, one region contains:
- the LOC137995026 gene encoding uncharacterized protein translates to MSNSGFQLAWWIFLICGSAVMCQGCPNEVISIKCNAQAGVREIQESIWGALDGGSKRWIPLAACKGHQCSVTQKARKLHGIQVLSIERGTLTLKRTSWEATRHPVDFMCTVTPKNSFHPTYGSIITIDFSVECIWSHVGAVENLTNHLMNILPWKLVSDVELFDNLKLTENNRIAGCTSRDGCYVTNENLYPRSALADRLQAKQGSILLSPIRCSDDGLKIPVAVKYFADFENSSGKVHANAFPRLFTLEIRLKNVKEKGLQERCL, encoded by the exons ATGTCTaacagcggttttcaattggcTTGGTGGATATTCCTGATCTGTG GATCAGCTGTTATGTGCCAGGGCTGCCCCAACGAGGTAATTAGCATAAAATGTAATGCACAAGCAGGAGTCCGTGAAATACAAGAATCCATTTGGGGAGCATTAGACGGTGGCTCAAAGCGTTGGATTCCGCTCGCGGCCTGCAAAGGGCATCAATGCAGCGTGACACAGAAGGCAAGGAAactacatggaatacaagtgtTAAGCATCGAGCGTGGAACGCTGACTTTGAAGCGCACATCTTGGGAAGCAACAAGGCATCCTGTGGACTTCATGTGTACTGTTACGCCGAAAAACTCATTTCATCCCACATATGGGTCAATTATCACTATCGATTTTTCTGTGGAAT GTATTTGGAGCCATGTTGGCGCTGTTGAGAATTTGACGAATCACCTCATGAACATTTTGCCCTGGAAACTGGTTTCCGATGTTGAACTCTTCGACAATTTGAAACTCACTGAGAATAATAGGATTGCTGGTTGCACTTCGCGTGACGGCTGTTATGTGACCAATGAAAACCTTTATCCAAGATCAGCTCTTGCCGATCGATTGCAAGCGAAACAAGGTTCCATTCTTCTGTCACCTATACGATGTAGCGACGATGGACTAAAGATACCCGTGGCAGTGAAATACTTTGCCGATTTTGAGAACTCTAGCGGAAAGGTCCATGCAAACGCTTTTCCGCGTCTATTTACCCTCGAGATACGTTTGAAGAACGTCAAAG AGAAAGGTCTCCAAGAAAGGTGCCTCTAA